Proteins from a single region of Candidatus Margulisiibacteriota bacterium:
- the proB gene encoding glutamate 5-kinase has product MAKKHTYQTIVIKIGSSTLTTPHGTLDLANLRRIVAEAATLVKQQKKVIIVTSGAIVTGAQALGLKEKPKSIPQKQAAAAIGQSRLMRQYEKAFEERGIIVAQVLLTRDALADRQRHQNARNCLHTLLAEKVVPVINENDTVAVDEIRIGDNDTLAALTARLVGADLLIVLTDVDGFFMKDKKGAPFLVSAIKRINKAVRSAAGHSATQQGTGGMITKLGAAEICLKAGIDLAIINGRKPGLIAGAAQKKISGTLFTAKS; this is encoded by the coding sequence ATGGCTAAAAAACATACCTACCAAACGATCGTCATCAAGATCGGCTCCAGCACGCTAACAACCCCCCATGGCACCCTTGACCTGGCGAACCTCCGGCGGATCGTCGCCGAAGCAGCTACTCTGGTCAAGCAACAGAAAAAGGTCATCATCGTCACTTCCGGGGCGATCGTGACCGGAGCGCAGGCCTTAGGTCTAAAAGAAAAACCGAAAAGCATCCCGCAAAAACAGGCGGCCGCCGCTATCGGGCAGTCCCGGCTGATGCGCCAGTATGAAAAAGCGTTTGAAGAGCGCGGGATCATCGTCGCCCAGGTCCTGTTGACCCGCGACGCCCTGGCTGACCGGCAGCGCCACCAGAACGCCCGCAACTGCCTCCACACTCTCCTCGCGGAAAAGGTCGTCCCAGTCATCAACGAGAACGACACCGTCGCCGTCGACGAGATCCGGATCGGCGACAACGACACCCTGGCCGCGCTCACCGCCCGGCTGGTCGGGGCCGATCTCTTGATCGTCCTGACCGATGTCGACGGCTTCTTCATGAAGGACAAAAAAGGCGCTCCTTTCCTGGTCTCGGCAATCAAGCGGATCAATAAGGCGGTCAGAAGCGCCGCCGGACACTCGGCGACCCAACAAGGGACCGGGGGGATGATCACCAAACTGGGCGCGGCCGAGATCTGCCTTAAGGCCGGGATCGATCTGGCTATTATCAATGGCCGCAAACCAGGGCTGATTGCCGGGGCCGCCCAA
- the rpmA gene encoding 50S ribosomal protein L27, producing MAHKKAGGACRNGRDSEGQRLGIKRSGGQKVKAGAIIVRQHGSTFYAGLNAGIGSDFTIFAKTAGTVVFTGNRINVQP from the coding sequence ATGGCGCATAAGAAGGCCGGCGGGGCCTGCCGCAACGGCCGTGATTCGGAAGGCCAGCGCCTCGGCATCAAGCGTTCCGGCGGACAAAAGGTCAAGGCCGGGGCGATCATCGTCCGCCAGCACGGCAGCACCTTTTATGCCGGTTTGAACGCCGGGATCGGCTCGGACTTTACCATCTTCGCCAAGACCGCCGGTACGGTGGTCTTTACCGGCAACCGGATCAACGTCCAGCCGTAA
- the rplU gene encoding 50S ribosomal protein L21: MYAIIETGSKQYKIKAGDIIDVELLDNQQSVTFSNVLLLSDGEKLEVGVPYVPGAKVSAKVIGNVKDDKVTTFKYKNKTNYHRTIGHRQNYTRVQIEGIKHGA, encoded by the coding sequence ATGTACGCTATCATCGAAACTGGGAGCAAACAATACAAGATCAAGGCAGGCGATATCATCGATGTCGAGCTGCTGGACAACCAGCAGAGCGTCACTTTCAGCAATGTCCTGCTGCTGTCTGACGGGGAGAAACTCGAGGTCGGCGTCCCTTACGTCCCGGGGGCCAAAGTTTCCGCCAAGGTCATCGGCAACGTTAAAGATGACAAAGTGACCACCTTTAAATATAAGAACAAGACCAACTATCACCGGACCATCGGGCACCGGCAGAATTACACCCGGGTCCAGATCGAAGGAATCAAACATGGCGCATAA
- a CDS encoding TIGR03936 family radical SAM-associated protein, whose amino-acid sequence MPRIKIEYSKGEEVKYLSHRDLMRAFQRAIRRADLPIAFSQGFNPHMKISWGQALKVGATSAAEPAELEMSEWVKPDELMARLNASLPKGLAISAAFLV is encoded by the coding sequence GTGCCAAGAATAAAGATTGAATACTCCAAGGGCGAAGAGGTCAAATATCTCTCCCACCGCGACCTGATGCGGGCCTTTCAGCGGGCGATCAGGCGGGCCGACCTGCCGATCGCCTTCTCCCAGGGTTTTAATCCACACATGAAGATCTCGTGGGGCCAGGCGCTCAAAGTCGGAGCGACTTCGGCCGCTGAGCCGGCGGAACTGGAAATGTCAGAGTGGGTCAAACCGGACGAGTTGATGGCCCGCCTTAACGCCTCCCTCCCCAAGGGACTTGCAATCTCCGCGGCTTTTCTGGTATAA
- a CDS encoding TIGR03960 family B12-binding radical SAM protein — MLETLMDQILPLVQKPARYIGNELHSSHKDWAKAAVKVCLTYPDTYEIGMSNLGLQILYHIINDQPDCLAERVFCPLPDMENQLQTSPPKADPPPAENLKLQSLESFKPINEFDIIGFSLGHELTYTNIVTILKLAGLPLYSKDRGEKDPLILGGGPCAFNPEPVADFFDLFVLGEAEEVIIEIVKILRTTIHEPRSTKLPALAKIPGVYVPGISGKVTKRYIKDLDTAPFPTKPIVPFVEAIHDRAALEIMRGCKWGCKFCQAGWTYLPVRERSEELLLKSADELIKNTGYEELSLLSLSSSDYSHIETLARTLAKKYEAKGINIALPSLRTNSFSVKLAREIARVRVGSLTLAPEAGTQRLRDVIGKNMTEPQIMEGVKAAFDEGIDALKLYFMLGLPTETEEDLFGIVDLANRIHQLGRSYSKRVRITVNLSTFIPKPHTPFQWEQQIGIEETLAKQRLIKKNLTARGIELRWHQAEASFLEGVFSRGDRRLTAVIERAWELGARLDAWSEHFKFPLWQQAFADCGLDPNTYLAAKPKDQPLPWDFIETGVSKEALLRAKNKD, encoded by the coding sequence ATGCTCGAAACCCTTATGGATCAAATACTTCCGCTGGTCCAGAAGCCGGCCAGATACATCGGCAACGAGCTCCATTCTTCACATAAAGATTGGGCTAAAGCCGCGGTCAAAGTTTGCCTGACCTATCCCGACACCTATGAGATCGGGATGTCGAACCTCGGCCTGCAGATCCTCTACCATATTATTAATGACCAGCCGGACTGCCTGGCCGAGCGGGTCTTTTGTCCTCTGCCGGACATGGAAAATCAACTTCAAACTTCTCCGCCAAAGGCGGATCCGCCTCCGGCGGAAAACCTCAAACTTCAAAGTCTGGAATCGTTTAAACCAATCAATGAATTTGATATCATTGGCTTTAGTTTGGGCCACGAGCTGACGTACACGAATATCGTCACGATCCTCAAGCTTGCGGGGCTCCCGCTGTACAGCAAGGACCGGGGCGAAAAAGATCCGCTGATCCTCGGCGGCGGACCGTGCGCCTTTAACCCCGAACCGGTCGCCGACTTCTTCGACCTCTTCGTCCTCGGCGAAGCGGAGGAAGTCATCATCGAGATCGTCAAAATATTACGAACCACGATCCACGAACCACGATCCACAAAACTACCAGCCTTGGCTAAAATTCCCGGAGTTTACGTTCCTGGGATAAGCGGCAAAGTGACCAAGCGATATATTAAAGACCTCGACACCGCCCCCTTCCCCACTAAACCGATCGTCCCGTTCGTGGAGGCGATCCACGACCGGGCGGCGCTTGAGATCATGCGCGGCTGTAAATGGGGTTGTAAGTTCTGCCAGGCCGGCTGGACCTACCTCCCGGTCCGCGAACGGAGCGAGGAGTTACTGCTCAAGTCTGCCGACGAACTGATCAAGAATACCGGGTACGAGGAATTATCCTTGCTTTCCTTATCCAGCTCCGACTATAGCCACATTGAAACGCTGGCCCGGACCCTAGCCAAGAAATACGAGGCCAAAGGAATAAATATCGCCCTCCCCTCTCTCCGGACCAACTCGTTCTCGGTCAAGCTGGCCCGCGAGATCGCTCGCGTCCGGGTCGGCAGTCTGACCCTCGCCCCGGAAGCGGGAACGCAGCGGCTCCGCGACGTCATCGGCAAGAACATGACCGAGCCGCAGATCATGGAGGGGGTCAAGGCGGCCTTCGATGAAGGGATCGACGCCCTCAAGCTCTACTTCATGCTTGGTTTGCCGACGGAAACAGAAGAGGACCTCTTTGGGATCGTTGACCTGGCGAACCGGATCCACCAGCTCGGCCGGAGCTATTCGAAACGGGTCCGGATCACAGTCAACCTTTCCACTTTTATTCCCAAGCCTCATACCCCGTTCCAGTGGGAACAACAGATCGGAATCGAAGAAACCTTGGCCAAACAACGGCTCATTAAGAAGAACCTGACCGCCCGGGGGATCGAACTGCGCTGGCACCAGGCGGAAGCCAGCTTCCTCGAAGGGGTCTTTTCGCGCGGCGACCGCCGGCTGACGGCGGTGATCGAGCGGGCCTGGGAACTAGGGGCAAGGTTGGACGCCTGGTCGGAACATTTCAAGTTCCCCCTCTGGCAGCAAGCTTTCGCCGACTGCGGCCTCGACCCAAACACCTATCTGGCCGCTAAACCCAAAGACCAGCCCCTCCCCTGGGATTTCATCGAGACTGGGGTAAGCAAGGAGGCCCTGCTTCGTGCCAAGAATAAAGATTGA
- a CDS encoding PEGA domain-containing protein: MIGLSALPGWAAKAPTFNPDAAYGKLTVYSDVNGADIYVDAKYVGQDRATISSIPAGKHYVRVVKDDKNIQDGIVEVRESEETIIVAKPNEELLSKIRKPNHVLIFGSATSVGYGETTGTSTYNLTYRPQYGVGTEVKFVLPVIDVNLDLGFFLNYPAVIVIGSGEAQMAITSPYITVGKDLFRAGPLKVSAGLGLNYGVFTPGGGTLISISSRLGYLVYVEALRQIAEGQKLAVKAGYVTYNGRSAVPGDVTCAGYFLQMGMAYQL, translated from the coding sequence TTGATAGGATTATCGGCCCTTCCCGGTTGGGCGGCCAAGGCGCCGACCTTCAACCCTGACGCGGCTTACGGTAAATTGACGGTTTATTCTGATGTGAACGGCGCGGACATCTATGTTGACGCGAAATATGTCGGCCAGGACCGGGCGACGATCTCCAGTATCCCGGCCGGCAAGCATTACGTCCGGGTGGTCAAGGACGACAAGAACATCCAGGACGGCATTGTTGAGGTCCGCGAGTCGGAAGAGACGATCATTGTCGCCAAACCGAACGAGGAACTGCTGTCGAAGATCAGGAAACCGAACCATGTTTTGATCTTTGGCAGCGCGACTTCGGTCGGGTACGGCGAGACGACCGGCACCTCAACCTATAATTTGACCTACCGGCCGCAATATGGTGTCGGTACCGAAGTAAAGTTTGTCCTGCCGGTGATCGATGTTAATCTCGACCTTGGATTTTTCCTGAATTATCCGGCGGTGATCGTGATTGGCTCCGGCGAAGCGCAGATGGCGATCACTTCGCCCTACATCACGGTTGGCAAAGACCTCTTCCGGGCCGGCCCGCTCAAAGTGAGCGCCGGGCTCGGTTTGAACTATGGCGTTTTTACTCCGGGCGGCGGGACGCTGATCAGCATCTCCAGCCGGCTCGGTTACCTGGTCTATGTTGAGGCGCTCCGCCAGATAGCCGAGGGGCAGAAGTTGGCGGTTAAAGCGGGGTATGTTACTTACAACGGCCGGAGCGCGGTCCCGGGCGACGTCACCTGTGCCGGCTATTTCCTGCAAATGGGGATGGCCTACCAGCTTTAG
- the leuS gene encoding leucine--tRNA ligase: MNDYSPAQLEPKWQAEWEKQRLFLTPDIPTTGSPDNQKYYDLVMFPYPSGNLHMGHVRNYAIGDVIARYKRMQGFSVLQPIGWDAFGMPAENAAIKNKTHPGPWTDSCIDRMKKQLKRLGISYDWDREVNTSKPEYYKWTQWLFLLMYKKGLAYRKKATVNWCPSCATVLANEQVVKEDKCWRCETTVEQRELEQWFFKITDYADRLLADLEKLSGWPEPVKIMQRNWIGKSEGVEIDFPLPSPSGRGDRGVRALKVYTTRPDTLFGVTYMVLAPEHPLALELSKGTPQEKTVKEYIEKVKHESAHERAISTAKEGVFTGGYAINPANGEEVPIWIADYVLMAYGTGAVMAVPAHDQRDFEFAKTHQLPLKVVIQAGNRDVQSQVSDDKAFVDEGIMVNSGEFDGLTSSEALEKIGDKYGEWQVKYKLRDWLVSRQRYWGAPIPIIYCEKCGTVPVPEADLPVLLPTDVKFTGEGASPLTQSKAFLEAKCPDCGEVGRRETDTLDTFNCSSWYYFRYADPHNDKEPFSKDKAKQWLPVDQYIGGIEHAILHLLYSRFFTKVLFDAGWSPTDEPFTNLLTQGMVVKDGAKMSKSKGNVVDPDHIIEKYGADTARLFILFASPPEKELEWNDQGVEGSYRFLGRVWRLVTENIQPQTSNLKTNTNEQITKLNRKLHQTIKAVTEDIERFSFNTAIARLMELTNTMYELGTTKESLNSLLLLTTPFAPHLADELWHQLGNKDSICKQPWPAYDPELVKESEITIPVQVNGKLRDTILVAAEAGEDEIKTKAQANEKVRSFVADKQIVKIIYVPKKLVNIVIHG; the protein is encoded by the coding sequence ATGAACGACTACTCCCCTGCGCAACTCGAGCCAAAGTGGCAGGCCGAATGGGAAAAGCAGCGGCTTTTTCTAACCCCTGATATCCCAACAACCGGATCCCCTGATAACCAGAAATATTACGACCTCGTCATGTTTCCCTATCCTTCCGGGAATCTCCACATGGGGCACGTCCGGAACTACGCTATCGGCGACGTGATCGCCCGCTACAAGCGGATGCAGGGCTTCTCTGTCCTTCAGCCGATCGGCTGGGACGCTTTCGGCATGCCGGCCGAGAACGCCGCCATTAAAAACAAGACCCACCCGGGCCCCTGGACCGACAGCTGTATCGACCGGATGAAAAAACAGCTCAAACGGCTCGGCATTTCCTACGACTGGGACCGCGAGGTCAACACCAGCAAACCCGAGTATTATAAATGGACGCAGTGGCTGTTCCTTTTGATGTACAAAAAGGGCCTCGCTTATCGCAAGAAGGCGACGGTCAACTGGTGTCCGAGCTGCGCTACCGTCCTGGCCAACGAACAGGTTGTTAAGGAAGACAAGTGCTGGCGCTGTGAAACGACTGTCGAGCAACGCGAGCTGGAGCAATGGTTCTTTAAAATAACTGACTACGCTGACCGCCTGCTGGCCGATCTGGAAAAGCTGTCGGGTTGGCCGGAACCGGTCAAAATAATGCAACGAAACTGGATTGGGAAATCAGAAGGTGTAGAGATTGACTTCCCCCTCCCCTCTCCCTCTGGGAGAGGGGATAGAGGGGTGAGGGCTCTCAAAGTATACACGACAAGGCCAGACACCTTGTTCGGGGTAACTTACATGGTTTTAGCACCCGAACACCCTTTAGCGCTGGAATTATCTAAAGGAACTCCTCAGGAAAAAACCGTAAAAGAGTATATAGAAAAGGTCAAACACGAAAGCGCGCACGAGCGGGCGATCTCGACCGCCAAAGAAGGGGTCTTTACCGGCGGCTACGCGATCAACCCGGCGAACGGCGAGGAAGTCCCCATCTGGATCGCTGATTATGTCCTGATGGCATACGGCACCGGCGCTGTTATGGCAGTACCCGCGCATGACCAGCGCGACTTCGAGTTCGCCAAAACCCACCAGCTTCCTCTTAAAGTTGTTATCCAAGCCGGAAACCGCGACGTTCAGTCGCAGGTTTCCGATGACAAAGCATTCGTGGACGAAGGGATCATGGTTAATTCTGGGGAATTTGATGGCTTGACCAGCAGCGAAGCCCTCGAAAAGATCGGCGACAAGTATGGCGAGTGGCAGGTTAAATATAAACTCCGCGATTGGCTGGTTTCCCGTCAGAGATACTGGGGCGCTCCCATCCCGATCATATATTGCGAAAAATGCGGCACGGTCCCCGTCCCGGAAGCCGATCTTCCCGTCCTTTTGCCTACAGATGTTAAATTTACCGGTGAAGGGGCTTCACCGCTAACCCAGTCCAAAGCTTTCCTGGAAGCGAAATGTCCAGATTGCGGAGAGGTTGGGCGGCGAGAGACCGATACTTTAGACACCTTCAACTGTTCATCGTGGTACTACTTCCGTTACGCCGACCCGCATAACGATAAGGAGCCGTTCAGCAAAGATAAAGCGAAGCAGTGGCTCCCGGTCGACCAGTATATCGGCGGGATCGAGCACGCCATCCTCCACCTCCTCTATTCCCGCTTCTTCACCAAAGTCTTATTTGACGCCGGCTGGTCGCCGACCGACGAGCCCTTCACCAACTTGCTGACCCAGGGGATGGTCGTCAAAGACGGCGCCAAGATGAGCAAGTCCAAGGGGAATGTCGTCGACCCTGATCACATCATTGAAAAGTACGGCGCCGACACCGCCCGGCTCTTCATCCTCTTCGCGTCGCCACCGGAGAAGGAACTGGAGTGGAACGATCAGGGAGTGGAGGGAAGCTATCGTTTTCTCGGGCGGGTTTGGAGGCTCGTTACCGAGAACATCCAACCTCAAACATCAAACCTCAAAACAAATACCAATGAACAAATCACAAAACTCAATCGAAAACTGCATCAAACCATCAAAGCTGTCACCGAAGATATCGAAAGGTTTTCCTTCAACACGGCCATCGCCAGATTAATGGAACTGACCAATACGATGTATGAGCTGGGAACGACCAAAGAGTCCCTCAATTCCCTCCTACTCCTTACTACTCCCTTTGCCCCACATCTGGCTGACGAACTCTGGCACCAACTTGGCAATAAAGATAGCATTTGTAAACAGCCCTGGCCGGCTTACGATCCAGAGCTGGTCAAGGAGAGCGAGATCACGATCCCGGTGCAGGTCAATGGCAAATTGAGAGATACTATTCTCGTGGCGGCAGAAGCTGGTGAAGATGAGATCAAAACAAAAGCCCAGGCCAACGAAAAGGTCAGGAGCTTTGTTGCCGACAAACAGATCGTCAAGATCATCTACGTCCCGAAAAAGCTGGTCAACATCGTCATCCACGGCTAA
- a CDS encoding AAA family ATPase yields MLCQKCKIRPASVHITKIVNGKKVEGHLCQQCAAEEGFVPAGQGLEGFGLSEFPGFFEFPDLFASLLKRRPSERFFDYFSDSANKILQVANEEANRLGHDHVRTEHLLLALIKAEGTASQVLQKLGVDLVNLFSDVESLIGRGEGAPQKMTLSPRAKKALELAYQAARELGFNYVGEEHLLLGIIREGESIAAQSLHKRKVNFDKVAREIIAEAEKTLGSAAGEEGPEELPEGEEPEIGAPEEMFGFPGLGLGAAPKPAKPALSTFGRDLTAMAKKGELDPVIDREKEIERIIRILSRRTKNNPALLGDPGVGKTAIVEGLAERIVKGEVPETLKDKTVIALDLGGMVAGTKYRGEFEARVKKVLEEILAKKRQIILFIDELHTLVGAGGAEGAIDAGNMLKPALARGELQVIGATTVDEYRKHIEKDAALERRFQPVLINEPSIELTIEILKGIRDKYEEHHHVKIPDAAIVAATTLAQRYISDRFLPDKAIDVMDEAAAKVRLLTIAPPAELKLLKKELAAAQKETIATGKIPELEKKIKDLEEKWQAARGESEPTVTEDDIAAIISDWTGIPVVKLTAAETEKLIHMEAELHKRVIGQDEAITAVSQAIRRGRAGLKPPQRPVGSFIFAGPTGVGKTEVARRLAEFLFGTQEALVRVDMSEYMEKHTVSRLIGAPPGYVGYEEGGTLTEAVRRKPYSVLLFDEIEKAHPDVFNILLQMMDDGRLTDSKGHVVDFKNTVIIMTTNIGQREIVMGGAIGFMAREDREATYDKIKETVMADLKKGFRPEFLNRVDEIIVFHPLTEDELKQIAGLILTDLQKQVADRGLKLEVSEPVKTLVIKEGYEPKYGARPLRRAVQHLLENPLSNELIAGKFKAGDIVSAEEDKGKAIFKTVGKLPVIQVKEEPPKEEKPKEEKPKPKGEKPKKARGK; encoded by the coding sequence ATGCTTTGCCAGAAATGTAAGATCAGGCCGGCTTCGGTCCATATCACTAAAATAGTCAACGGCAAGAAAGTGGAGGGGCATCTCTGCCAGCAGTGCGCCGCCGAAGAAGGCTTCGTGCCGGCCGGCCAGGGATTGGAAGGCTTTGGGCTCTCCGAGTTCCCCGGATTCTTTGAATTTCCCGACCTCTTCGCTTCGCTTCTCAAGCGCCGCCCGTCGGAACGCTTCTTCGATTACTTTTCCGATTCGGCCAACAAGATCCTCCAGGTCGCCAACGAAGAGGCCAATCGCCTCGGGCACGACCATGTCCGGACCGAGCACCTCCTCCTCGCCCTGATCAAGGCGGAAGGGACCGCTTCCCAGGTCCTGCAAAAGCTCGGCGTCGACCTGGTCAATCTTTTCTCCGACGTGGAATCGCTCATCGGTCGCGGCGAGGGTGCGCCGCAAAAGATGACCCTGTCACCCCGCGCGAAAAAAGCCCTGGAACTAGCCTACCAGGCGGCCCGGGAACTTGGCTTCAATTATGTCGGCGAGGAACATCTCCTGCTCGGCATCATCCGCGAGGGCGAAAGCATTGCCGCCCAGTCGCTGCACAAGAGGAAAGTGAACTTCGACAAGGTCGCCCGCGAGATCATCGCCGAAGCGGAAAAAACGCTCGGCTCGGCCGCCGGGGAAGAAGGCCCGGAGGAGCTGCCGGAAGGGGAAGAGCCGGAAATCGGCGCCCCGGAAGAGATGTTCGGTTTCCCGGGGCTCGGCCTCGGCGCCGCCCCCAAGCCGGCCAAGCCGGCCCTCTCGACCTTTGGCCGCGACCTGACCGCCATGGCCAAGAAGGGGGAGCTCGACCCGGTCATCGACCGCGAGAAAGAGATCGAACGGATCATCCGTATCCTCTCCCGCCGGACCAAGAACAACCCCGCCCTTCTCGGCGACCCCGGGGTCGGCAAAACAGCGATCGTCGAAGGATTGGCCGAACGGATCGTCAAAGGTGAAGTTCCGGAGACCTTGAAAGATAAGACAGTCATCGCCCTCGACCTAGGTGGAATGGTCGCCGGGACCAAATACCGCGGGGAATTCGAAGCCCGCGTTAAAAAAGTGCTCGAGGAGATCCTCGCTAAGAAGCGGCAGATCATCCTCTTTATCGATGAACTGCACACCCTGGTCGGCGCCGGCGGCGCCGAAGGGGCGATCGACGCGGGCAACATGCTCAAGCCAGCCCTGGCCCGCGGGGAGTTGCAGGTCATTGGCGCCACCACCGTCGACGAATACCGCAAGCATATCGAAAAAGACGCCGCGCTCGAACGCCGTTTCCAGCCGGTCCTGATCAACGAGCCCTCGATCGAGCTGACCATCGAGATCCTGAAAGGGATCCGCGACAAATACGAGGAGCATCATCACGTCAAGATCCCCGACGCGGCCATTGTCGCGGCCACCACCCTCGCCCAACGCTATATCTCCGATCGCTTCCTCCCCGACAAGGCGATCGACGTCATGGATGAAGCGGCCGCCAAGGTCCGTCTGCTGACCATCGCCCCGCCAGCGGAATTAAAACTGCTCAAAAAAGAGCTGGCCGCGGCCCAGAAAGAGACGATCGCCACCGGGAAGATCCCCGAGCTGGAAAAGAAGATCAAGGACCTGGAAGAAAAATGGCAAGCCGCCCGGGGGGAAAGCGAACCGACCGTGACTGAAGATGATATTGCCGCCATCATTTCCGACTGGACCGGGATCCCGGTCGTCAAACTGACCGCGGCCGAAACCGAGAAACTGATCCACATGGAAGCCGAGCTCCACAAGCGGGTCATCGGCCAGGACGAGGCGATCACCGCTGTCTCCCAGGCGATCCGCCGCGGCCGCGCCGGACTGAAACCGCCGCAACGCCCCGTCGGCTCCTTTATTTTCGCCGGACCGACCGGCGTCGGCAAGACCGAAGTGGCCCGCCGCCTGGCGGAATTCCTTTTCGGCACACAGGAAGCCCTGGTCCGGGTCGACATGTCGGAATATATGGAAAAACATACCGTTTCGCGGCTGATCGGCGCCCCTCCCGGCTATGTCGGTTACGAGGAAGGCGGCACCCTGACGGAAGCGGTCCGCCGCAAGCCGTATTCGGTCCTCCTCTTCGATGAGATCGAGAAGGCGCATCCCGACGTTTTCAATATCCTGCTGCAGATGATGGACGACGGCCGGCTGACCGACAGCAAGGGGCACGTGGTCGACTTCAAGAACACCGTCATCATCATGACGACCAACATCGGCCAGCGCGAGATCGTTATGGGCGGGGCGATCGGCTTTATGGCGCGGGAAGACCGCGAAGCGACCTACGACAAGATCAAAGAGACCGTTATGGCCGATCTGAAAAAAGGTTTCCGGCCGGAATTCCTCAACCGGGTCGACGAGATCATCGTCTTCCACCCGCTGACCGAGGATGAGCTGAAACAAATTGCCGGTTTGATCCTGACCGACCTGCAAAAACAGGTCGCCGACCGCGGGCTCAAGCTCGAGGTGAGCGAGCCGGTCAAGACGCTGGTGATTAAAGAGGGCTACGAACCAAAATACGGCGCCCGGCCGCTCCGGCGCGCCGTCCAGCATTTGCTGGAGAACCCCCTCTCCAACGAGTTGATCGCCGGCAAGTTCAAAGCGGGCGACATCGTTTCGGCTGAAGAGGATAAGGGGAAGGCGATTTTCAAGACGGTAGGCAAACTACCGGTCATTCAGGTCAAAGAAGAACCACCAAAGGAAGAGAAACCAAAAGAAGAGAAGCCCAAACCTAAAGGAGAGAAGCCCAAAAAGGCGCGGGGAAAATGA
- a CDS encoding MerR family transcriptional regulator, with amino-acid sequence MSSFERFLHDSEKPVYTIRIAAHLVGIHPRMLRIYEERGLIKPRRTRKNYRLYSQHDLTMVKRLSSLMDEWSLNLAGVSALFAMAERFHIELERLLDEMLG; translated from the coding sequence ATGTCAAGCTTTGAGCGTTTCCTGCATGACAGCGAGAAACCGGTCTACACCATCCGGATAGCGGCCCATCTGGTCGGCATCCACCCGCGAATGCTCCGCATCTATGAGGAACGGGGGTTGATCAAGCCGCGGCGGACCAGGAAGAACTACCGCCTCTACTCCCAACACGACCTGACCATGGTCAAGCGGCTCTCTTCCCTGATGGACGAATGGAGCTTGAACCTGGCCGGGGTCAGCGCCCTCTTTGCCATGGCCGAACGCTTCCATATTGAGTTGGAACGGTTACTTGACGAAATGCTGGGTTAA